Proteins from a genomic interval of Polaribacter sejongensis:
- a CDS encoding Crp/Fnr family transcriptional regulator, whose amino-acid sequence MNIELKEISTFFETEYPLNKDGLRKLLSLFKVENIKKGTHILNAGTEEKHLRFLNKGVIREYYATSDKETNINFYTKPQFITDLYSFNADSKTKKQQETLSDTQLLSINKSAFRELLKEYDCGKSFIDLSFRQLLKQKELFEYNRITKTAEELYNELFIYRPNWLDKIPQYHIASYLNITPETLSRIRKRSS is encoded by the coding sequence ATGAACATCGAACTAAAAGAAATATCGACTTTTTTTGAAACAGAATACCCATTAAATAAAGATGGTTTACGAAAACTACTTTCATTATTTAAAGTGGAAAATATTAAGAAAGGAACACATATTCTTAATGCTGGAACGGAAGAAAAACATTTGCGATTTCTAAATAAAGGCGTTATTAGAGAATATTATGCAACTTCAGATAAAGAGACAAATATTAACTTCTATACCAAACCTCAATTTATTACAGATTTATATTCCTTTAACGCAGACTCTAAAACTAAAAAACAGCAAGAAACTTTAAGTGACACTCAACTTTTATCAATCAATAAAAGTGCTTTTCGTGAATTACTGAAAGAATATGATTGCGGAAAATCATTCATAGATTTATCATTTCGACAATTATTAAAACAAAAAGAACTTTTTGAATATAATCGGATAACCAAAACCGCGGAGGAACTTTATAATGAACTTTTTATTTATAGACCAAATTGGCTTGATAAAATTCCGCAATACCATATTGCTTCTTACTTAAATATCACACCAGAAACGTTAAGCAGAATTCGCAAACGCAGTTCTTGA
- a CDS encoding MBL fold metallo-hydrolase, translating into MRIHHLRNATMVIETKDKFILVDPMLGKKGTAGPTFTLFRFKPQRNPILDLPDNAMEIVNKTTHCLITHLHPDHLDKEAEKFLKAKNIPVICSFKDKKTLQKRGLNVIESVNYWQESNFLGGTIEGIPAKHGYGFVAKPMGNVMGFYIKMPNEKTIYLSADTIYTKDVDKVLKEYKPDINVVACGTAQLDVFKPLLMTMEDILKFTKNATGTVIANHLEAVNHCPTTRTQLTSDLKKHGLMGKTRIPNDGQVIEIE; encoded by the coding sequence ATGAGGATACATCACTTACGAAACGCTACAATGGTTATAGAAACTAAAGATAAATTTATTTTAGTTGATCCAATGTTAGGAAAAAAAGGAACTGCTGGACCAACTTTTACTCTCTTCAGGTTTAAACCACAACGAAATCCGATACTGGACTTGCCAGATAATGCAATGGAAATAGTAAACAAAACAACACATTGTCTAATTACTCATCTTCATCCTGACCATTTAGATAAAGAAGCTGAGAAGTTTTTAAAAGCAAAAAACATACCAGTAATTTGTAGTTTTAAAGACAAAAAAACATTACAAAAGAGAGGTTTAAATGTTATTGAATCTGTAAATTATTGGCAAGAATCTAATTTTTTAGGCGGTACTATAGAAGGAATTCCGGCAAAACACGGTTATGGTTTCGTTGCAAAGCCAATGGGAAATGTAATGGGATTCTACATTAAAATGCCAAATGAAAAAACAATTTACCTAAGTGCGGATACTATTTACACAAAAGATGTCGATAAAGTTTTGAAAGAATACAAGCCAGATATTAATGTAGTTGCTTGTGGAACTGCACAATTAGATGTTTTTAAACCATTACTAATGACAATGGAAGACATTCTTAAATTTACTAAAAATGCAACAGGAACTGTTATTGCGAATCATTTAGAAGCAGTTAACCATTGTCCAACAACAAGAACACAATTAACGAGTGATTTAAAAAAACACGGACTTATGGGAAAAACAAGAATTCCGAATGATGGACAAGTAATTGAAATTGAATAA
- a CDS encoding Crp/Fnr family transcriptional regulator, producing the protein MNEYLKSFNLFTDIEINDFLNLSQTILLKKGDLYINNNEICDSIAFVKSGIFRSYYYSNNEDEITYCFTFPNKLLMAYSSFISQKKSEENIQALTDAEIISIPKATLENLAKSNSNWLRFLKIIAEKEYVELEKWIFNHQKDKAQQRYLDLITTQPEYIKEIPLHYIASYLGVTQRHLSRIRANITY; encoded by the coding sequence ATGAACGAATATTTAAAATCATTTAATTTATTTACCGACATAGAGATTAATGATTTTTTGAATTTATCTCAAACTATTTTATTAAAAAAAGGCGATTTATATATTAATAATAATGAAATTTGCGATTCTATAGCTTTTGTCAAAAGTGGAATTTTTCGTTCCTATTATTATTCAAATAATGAAGATGAAATCACATATTGTTTCACTTTTCCTAATAAATTATTAATGGCTTATTCTTCATTTATTTCACAAAAAAAATCTGAAGAAAATATTCAAGCTCTGACAGATGCTGAAATAATTTCAATACCAAAAGCAACTTTAGAAAATTTAGCCAAATCAAATAGTAATTGGTTGCGTTTTTTGAAAATTATTGCCGAAAAGGAATATGTTGAATTAGAAAAATGGATATTTAATCATCAAAAAGATAAGGCTCAACAACGCTATTTAGATTTAATTACAACGCAACCTGAATATATCAAAGAGATTCCACTACATTATATAGCTTCTTACCTAGGCGTTACACAACGTCACCTAAGTCGAATAAGGGCTAATATTACGTATTAG
- a CDS encoding short chain dehydrogenase, protein MKTIILIGANGKMGQAALTGLGKHKVITAGRSADSYDFQVDITSEASLRKLYEDVGHFDAVVNTVGVCEYANFTEMTEEQWMSTILSKMMGQINIVRIGQEYIADKGSFTLITGILNTKPIPFAIADATTSGAIDTFVKCVAFEMPRGIRVNSINPTVLEEAWDVYGEMMPGFEPVPGKLVGKAFERSVDGFITGQVIFVDA, encoded by the coding sequence ATGAAAACAATAATTTTAATTGGAGCAAACGGAAAAATGGGACAAGCTGCTCTTACGGGGCTAGGAAAACACAAAGTTATAACTGCTGGACGTTCTGCTGATAGCTATGACTTTCAAGTAGATATTACAAGCGAAGCATCATTAAGGAAATTATACGAAGATGTTGGTCATTTTGATGCTGTTGTAAACACTGTTGGTGTTTGTGAATATGCAAATTTTACTGAAATGACCGAAGAACAATGGATGAGTACCATTTTAAGTAAAATGATGGGACAAATAAACATTGTACGTATTGGTCAAGAATATATTGCAGATAAGGGGTCATTTACTTTAATAACAGGAATTTTAAATACTAAGCCTATACCTTTTGCAATTGCTGATGCTACTACTAGTGGCGCTATTGATACATTTGTTAAATGTGTTGCTTTTGAAATGCCAAGAGGAATCCGAGTAAACTCAATAAACCCAACTGTTTTAGAAGAGGCTTGGGATGTTTATGGTGAAATGATGCCAGGTTTTGAACCAGTTCCTGGAAAGTTAGTAGGTAAAGCTTTTGAACGTTCGGTTGATGGATTTATTACGGGTCAAGTAATTTTTGTAGATGCATAA